The Nitrospira sp. genome includes the window GAAACAGAAATTTCGTCAGGAGAGGCAGGAGGTGGTCCCGATCTTTTCTCGGCAGTTGCGCAATGGCCGTCTGCCCATCGCAACCGGCATGCTGAATGAGAGAATCGGTGAATCGCTGAGGTAGCCGCTGGGCAAGGGTCTTCCCAAGAGAGCGACGGGGATGGTCTCTCGTCTGTTCCATAAACCACTGCCGTACCTGCTCCTGATTCTTCCCAGGGAAAAAGTTACCGTGGACCTCGGCTGGTTCTCCCTGCTCCTGCGCCAAACACCAGAATCGACTGACATCCATCACAACCGGCCCACTGATCCCGAAGTGAGTCCAGAGCAAGCTGCCGTTCCGAACATCGAGCGTTTTCCCCTTCACAACCGTGGTGAGTTCGACCTCTTGCGAGAGACCGGAGAGATTCTTGTGAAACATGCGGTCATCCAGCACGAGTGGCGCAAGCGCCGGGACCGTCGGCGTGACATGGTGCCCCAGCCGCCGGGCCAGCTCATAGCCCAACCCGTCGCTCCCCGACTTGGGAATCGATCGACCTCCCGTGGCCAAAATCACCCGACTCGCCGCGAGAGCTCCGTGACTATGGTGAACGACAAATCCCGCCGGCGAATCAGGAACGCGGGCGATCTTGGTCACGCGATGATCTGAAAGAATAGCGATGCCGAGTTCGCGACAGCGCTCAACGAGCGCGTTCAGGACGGTTCGCGATCTATCAGTGACAGGAAACAACTTGCCGGTCTCTTCCCGCTTAAGTTCAACACCCATCGAGGCGAACCACGTGATGGTGGCGTCAACAGAAAATGCGGCCAGCACATTCTTGATAATGCGGCGATTGCCGAAGAAGTCGGTCGGCGCCACCACCTCATGCGTGACGTTGCAGCGGCCTCCACCGGACACGAGAAGTTTTGCTCCGATGGTCTTGGCCCCATCAAGGAGCACGATCGATCGTGACCCGGATGGCTCGGCCGTTTCTCCAGCAAAAATCGCAGCGGCGAGGCCGGCCGCACCTGCGCCGATGATGGCGACATCGGCCGTGGCCATCGGATCAATTACTGGACCGGACATGAAAATACCTTAGAGCCGTCAATGCAGTTGGATTTCACAGGGGAATCGTCGCGCGTGGCAACTCTAAGTGGCAACTCTAACAGGATTGACGGTACCGGTCGAGCGATCGGTGGGGGGGCCACGTCGCATACGCGCGACAGACGGCAGGAGATCGAGATCGCTTCTGAGCCTATTGCGAACGTTCGGAGGCCGCAATCAGCTGCTCGACCCGCTCTTTGAGAAAGAAGAAAGCACGGTCGAATGCCGCTTGAGTGTCGACCTCATTCCCGACCACTTTAGCAGGATCGGGCGTCCCCCAATGAAGCTTCGTCGGCTTGCCGGGAAAAATCGGACAAGTCTCACCGGCGGCCTGATCACAGACCGTAATCACCAAGTCGAGGGGTTGAGCGGCAAACTCGTTCCAGGATTTGCTGTAGGGCTGGCCGGGATCTATGCCATGGCGCTTGAGGGTTTCAATGGATCGCGGATGTACGTACCCGGTCGGGAAACTCCCGGCACTCCATGCGTGGAAGCGTCCCTGCCCCAATTCATTCAAGAGGGCCTCGGCCATGATCGAGCGGCATGAATTCCCGGTACAGAGAATGAGAGCCTTGATGGGATCCGTCGGCATGAGTCTCAGCACCCTCCCTTGCTGGGTGAGGGGTTCAAAGTGATGCGCTGCGCCGGCACGTCCGGAACACAGCAAGCCCCGTCAGCATCGCCTGCGCCTTCTGAAAAGAACTGAGCATCTTCCATCGTGCGATAGGTCTCCCAGGGAATACCTGCCGGGTCTTGTATCCAGGACTTATCCGATCGCGCGTAGCAGCAGGTCGTGGTTCCCTCCTCCAGAAGCTTCATATCCCCCCTCTCAAGACGGCTGCGCAACTCGTTTAATTCACCCTCCTCCTCGACCTGAATTCCGAGATGATCTACGCCATTCTTTTTCGCGCGGGTAGAAATTGCAAAATTGACACGCGGGTCTTCGAGCATCCACTTCGCATAATCCGGCTTGGTTTTCACCGGAGCCGCGCCAAACAGGGCACTATAGAAGCGGATCGCCTCTTCGAGCTTCTCGACTCCGATATGGATATGAAAACGTTTCATGGTCTCTCCTCTATATTCCCTCAATCAACATTCAACCGGTCACAGATCCTTCAGGCTACCGCCTCTTTGGGGAACCAATGCCTCGTACGATTGCAGACGTGGCAGACGGACAACATCACCGGCACTTCAACCAGCACGCCGACCACGGTCGCCAGCGCCGCTCCCGATTCAGGTCCGAATAAGGCGATGGCGGTCGCCACCGCGAGTTCAAAGAAATTGCTTGCTCCAATGAGGGCGCCAGGCGCGGCCACCGCATACGGCACCCGAAGCCACCGCATCAGCCCATAGGCCAGGGAGGCATTCATATAGACCTGGAAGAGAATCGGAATCGCGATCAACGCCACATGCCAAGGTTTGGCCACGATGTTGTCTGCTTGAAAGGCAAAAATGAACACGAGCGTCAGGAGCAGCGCCGCTATCGTGACCGGAGCAAAACGCGGCAGAAGTTCCTGTTCGAACCAGGTTTTGCCATGTCGGGTAATGAACCACGCCCGAACCAGCGTACCGGTCACCAGAGGGATCACAATAAAGGCCACCACAGAATACAGCAGGACACCGAACGGGACCGTCAACGAGGACGCCCCGCTCACCAGGAACCCGATAATCGGGGCGAACAGGATCA containing:
- a CDS encoding NAD(P)/FAD-dependent oxidoreductase encodes the protein MSGPVIDPMATADVAIIGAGAAGLAAAIFAGETAEPSGSRSIVLLDGAKTIGAKLLVSGGGRCNVTHEVVAPTDFFGNRRIIKNVLAAFSVDATITWFASMGVELKREETGKLFPVTDRSRTVLNALVERCRELGIAILSDHRVTKIARVPDSPAGFVVHHSHGALAASRVILATGGRSIPKSGSDGLGYELARRLGHHVTPTVPALAPLVLDDRMFHKNLSGLSQEVELTTVVKGKTLDVRNGSLLWTHFGISGPVVMDVSRFWCLAQEQGEPAEVHGNFFPGKNQEQVRQWFMEQTRDHPRRSLGKTLAQRLPQRFTDSLIQHAGCDGQTAIAQLPRKDRDHLLPLLTKFLFPIVQDRGWNYAEVTAGGVPLEEVNFRTMESKLVPGFYLAGEILDCDGRIGGFNFQWAWATGHLAGRTAGSGGE
- a CDS encoding arsenate reductase ArsC, producing the protein MPTDPIKALILCTGNSCRSIMAEALLNELGQGRFHAWSAGSFPTGYVHPRSIETLKRHGIDPGQPYSKSWNEFAAQPLDLVITVCDQAAGETCPIFPGKPTKLHWGTPDPAKVVGNEVDTQAAFDRAFFFLKERVEQLIAASERSQ
- a CDS encoding ArsI/CadI family heavy metal resistance metalloenzyme, translated to MKRFHIHIGVEKLEEAIRFYSALFGAAPVKTKPDYAKWMLEDPRVNFAISTRAKKNGVDHLGIQVEEEGELNELRSRLERGDMKLLEEGTTTCCYARSDKSWIQDPAGIPWETYRTMEDAQFFSEGAGDADGACCVPDVPAQRITLNPSPSKGGC
- the arsB gene encoding ACR3 family arsenite efflux transporter, translating into MGSAIKASAPSEKRLNVFERYLTVWVGLCIVAGVLIGQAFPSLARTFRSWELGEGSHINLPIAVLIWLMIIPMMMKVDLTALRNVGRRPQGLFVTLIVNWLVKPFSMAFFAWLCFRFVFASWMSSAEADQYIAGCIILAAAPCTAMVFVWSYLTDGDPAYTLVQVTVNDLLMLILFAPIIGFLVSGASSLTVPFGVLLYSVVAFIVIPLVTGTLVRAWFITRHGKTWFEQELLPRFAPVTIAALLLTLVFIFAFQADNIVAKPWHVALIAIPILFQVYMNASLAYGLMRWLRVPYAVAAPGALIGASNFFELAVATAIALFGPESGAALATVVGVLVEVPVMLSVCHVCNRTRHWFPKEAVA